A part of Anabas testudineus chromosome 9, fAnaTes1.2, whole genome shotgun sequence genomic DNA contains:
- the si:dkey-251i10.2 gene encoding reeler domain-containing protein, with translation MELLLPVFVMLQLLGLVSVYPTGAPTGACEDMLPRHSGVQAQTLPAPYTLLTNTKTFEPGRPVTVTITGPEYRGVLLEARTGSSTLALGSWSLPPPDTRFLECAGNPQGAVTHSNTNLKGNSTVYTWIPPDSSSPVYFMATVAQQRTVFWVNVKSVTLSRGKPEGLGLASNAERAEEKRLLVFLLGFLMLHVLG, from the exons ATGGAGCTGTTGTTGCCAGTCTTCGTTATGCTTCAGTTGCTCGGTCTTGTTAGTGTCTACCCCACCGGTGCTCCCACTGGTGCCTGTGAGGACATGTTGCCTCGCCACTCTGGGGTGCAGGCTCAGACTTTACCAGCACCCTACACTCTTCTCACCAACACCAAGACGTTCGAGCCGGGCAGGCCCGTTACAG TGACTATCACTGGACCAGAATACAGGGGTGTCCTTCTGGAAGCTCGGACAGGCAGCAGCACTCTCGCTTTGGGGAGTTGGAGTCTCCCTCCTCCAGACACCAGATTTCTTGAG TGCGCAGGGAATCCACAAGGCGCTGTTACTCATTCCAACACCAACCTGAAGGGCAACTCCACTGTATACACCTGGATACCTCCCGACTCTTCAAGTCCTGTCTACTTCAT GGCCACCGTAGCTCAGCAGCGCACAGTCTTTTGGGTCAACGTGAAGTCCGTCACACTGAGCAGAG GGAAACCAGAAGGCCTTGGCTTGGCTTCAAACGCAGAAAGGGCTGAAGAAAAACGTCTGCTTGTCTTCCTACTAGGTTTTCTGATGTTACATGTGCTGGGGTGA
- the LOC113150219 gene encoding pikachurin — MEPTSRERSLLYLLLFAICTADVCFCARRASVRRSDRLSPPLDIQLEAINCTAFSVRWKMPRRHVSTITGYKVFYTEMRGGRPVGAASLMEVPLSLDMLTTGQFDGQASFDVDIGNLKVNTKYRVSVGAYGWAGEGRPSMPRDISTAAQEMCMPPSPPSQPVVMAVSDTELALSWQQGESEGSAPVLHFLVAYIRPEMDTEWTYIREPIETNSMVLKGLMPETEYQFVVRAVNVHGVSPPSQINNPVRTLGASDVGSGVGPGSRIKEDDGFDIDDSDYDIFIEELKPFPGISEDNRKSQLRSRSGPPSGRNVVYRMNTIAPPNVTAPPVSPTTSSIFPDFTDVAFTTTSEPSTTLDTTTTAPLTTTSIPLPTTTATPTMSPWKGDVPRVYDLTCDDTVCPPDSFCLSDYDSGGSRCHCNLGRAGDTCSEVVSVNFPRFYGYSHMTFEPLKNSYQTFQITLEFKSDSEDGLLLYCGENEHGRGDFTSLALVRGKLHYRFNCGTGAAQIISESRVVLGQWHTVTVFRDGMSGWLRMDNDTPISGRSQGQYTKITFRSPLYIGGAPSAYWLVRATGTNQGFVGCIQSLTINNKATDIRPWPLGRALSGADIGECSDSVCDLVSCANGGACFANRADGYICLCPLGFRGALCEESFSLSSPLFNETVLSYAVIPWPQSSQSYLSFMEFELTFRPSMPDGTLLYSDDAGSGDFLAINLVDRYVEFRFDCGSGGAVIRSEEQISLDTWHELRVSRTAKSGILQVDSQRPKEGIAEGAFTQINCSSPLYIGGVPEYDKTKRTAGVVRPFTGVIQKLILNDRTISITTGSAGGVNIANSAHPCVESPCANGGTCRPKWDGYECDCPLGYDGRHCQKAVTEAIEIPQFIGRSYLTYDNRDILKRVSGSRTNLFMRFKSTAKDGLLLWRGDSPMRPNSDFLSMGLQDSALTFSYNLGSGAVNIIVNGTFSDGKWHRVKAVRDGQSGKLTVDDYGAKTGRSPGKMRQLNINGPLYVGGMKEIALHTNRQYVGGLVGCVSHFTLSTDYHLALVEDAADGKNINTCSN, encoded by the exons ATGGAACCTACAAGTAGAGAAAGGAGTCTTTTATACTTACTTCTCTTTGCGATATGCACGGCCGACGTTTGCTTTTGTGCGAGAAGAGCAAGTGTTCGGAGATCTG ATCGCCTAAGTCCTCCATTAGACATCCAGCTGGAGGCGATCAACTGCACCGCCTTCAGTGTACGATGGAAGATGCCCCGACGACATGTTAGCACCATCACTGGATACAAG GTCTTCTATACAGAGATGAGGGGTGGGCGTCCGGTAGGTGCAGCGTCTTTAATGGAGGTCCCCCTCAGCTTGGACATGCTGACCACT GGACAATTTGATGGACAAGCAAGCTTT GATGTGGACATTGGTAACCTAAAGGTGAACACTAAGTACAGAGTCAGTGTTGGAGCGTATGGCTGGGCAGGGGAAGGTAGACCCAGCATGCCCAGAGACATCAGCACTGCTGCACAGG AGATGTGCATGCCCCCGTCGCCCCCCTCTCAGCCTGTTGTCATGGCTGTATCCGACACGGAGCTGGCGTTGTCATGGCAGCAAGGAGAGAGCGAGGGAAGCGCACCTGTTCTTCACTTCCTGGTAGCTTACATCAG GCCAGAAATGGACACAGAGTGGACGTATATCCGTGAGCCCATTGAGACTAACTCCATGGTTCTGAAGGGGTTAATGCCGGAAACAGAGTACCAGTTTGTTGTCAGGGCAGTCAATGTGCACGGAGTGAGCCCACCCAGCCAAATCAACAACCCCGTGCGCACGCTCG GTGCATCAGATGTTGGCAGCGGTGTTGGTCCTGGTTCCAGGATCAAAGAGGATGATGGCTTTGATATTGATGACTCGGACTATGATATCTTTATTGAAGAG TTGAAGCCGTTCCCAGGCATCAGCGAAGACAACAGGAAATCCCAACTCCGTTCCCGCTCTGGCCCTCCATCTGGTCGGAATGTCGTTTACCGCATGAACACCATCGCTCCACCCAACGTCACAGCCCCACCAGTTTCACCCACCACTTCATCCATCTTCCCAGACTTCACTGATGTGGCCTTCACCACCACTTCAGAGCCTAGTACCACCCTTGATACCACAACCACGGCCCCGCTCACCACTACCAG CATCCCTTTGCCCACCACCACTGCCACTCCAACCATGTCCCCCTGGAAAGGTGACGTGCCTCGTGTGTATGACCTGACCTGTGATGACACTGTGTGTCCGCCTGACAGCTTCTGCCTTAGTGATTATGACAGTGGAGGTTCGCGCTGTCACTGTAACCTCGGACGGGCAGGGGACACTTGCTCTGAAG tggtGTCAGTAAACTTTCCCAGGTTCTATGGCTACTCGCACATGACCTTTGAACCACTGAAAAACTCTTACCAGACCTTCCAGATTACTTTGGAGTTCAAG TCAGACTCTGAGGACGGCTTGTTACTGTACTGTGGAGAGAACGAGCATGGCCGGGGGGATTTTACCTCTTTGGCTCTGGTGCGAGGCAAGCTGCACTACAG GTTCAATTGTGGTACAGGAGCAGCTCAAATTATCAGCGAGAGTCGTGTTGTTCTTGGTCAGTGGCACACAGTCACCGTCTTCAGAGACGGCATGAGTGGATGGCTCCGCATGGACAATGACACACCTATATCTGGACGCTCACAG GGCCAGTACACTAAGATCACGTTCCGCTCCCCGCTTTATATCGGTGGAGCTCCGAGCGCTTATTGGCTGGTCAGGGCGACAGGGACAAATCAGGGCTTTGTTGGTTGCATTCAGAGTCTGACCATCAACAACAAGGCCACAGACATCAGACCCTGGCCTCTAGGCAGAGCTCTGAGTGGAGCTGACATAG GCGAGTGCAGTGACAGTGTGTGCGACCTGGTAAGCTGCGCTAACGGCGGTGCCTGCTTTGCGAATCGTGCCGACGGCTACATCTGCTTGTGCCCACTCGGCTTCAGGGGAGCACTTTGTGAGGAGA GTTTCTCACTGTCGTCACCGCTCTTCAACGAGACAGTGCTTTCGTATGCTGTCATCCCTTGGCCTCAGTCCTCTCAGAGTTATCTGTCCTTCATGGAGTTCGAGCTGACGTTTCGCCCGTCGATGCCCGATGGGACGCTGTTGTACAGCGATGATGCAGGCAGCGGAGACTTCCTGGCGATAAATCTGGTGGACAGATATGTAGAATTCAGATTCGACTGCGGCTCTGGAGGAGCAGTCATAAG GAGTGAAGAGCAGATTAGTCTGGACACATGGCACGAGCTGAGGGTGTCTCGCACAGCAAAGAGTGGAATCCTACAAGTGGACAGCCAGAGGCCAAAGGAAGGAATTGCTGAG GGAGCGTTCACTCAGATCAACTGCAGCTCACCGCTCTATATTGGTGGAGTGCCAGAGTATGATAAAACCAAGAGGACAGCAGGGGTAGTAAGGCCCTTCACTGGAGTTATTCAGAAG TTGATTCTCAATGACCGCACAATCTCAATAACAACTGGCTCTGCTGGTGGAGTTAACATTGCTAACTCAGCACACCCCTGTGTGGAAAGCCCCTGTGCTAATGGTGGGACCTGCAGACCAAAATGGGACGGGTATGAGTGTGACTGCCCCCTGGGGTATGATGGCAGGCACTGCCAGAAAG CTGTGACTGAGGCCATCGAGATCCCACAGTTCATTGGCCGAAGTTACCTCACATATGACAACAGAGATATCCTTAAAAG GGTTTCTGGGTCTAGGACCAATCTTTTTATGCGTTTTAAGAGCACAGCCAAGGACGGCTTGTTGCTGTGGAGAGGAGACAGTCCAATGAGACCAAACAGTGACTTCCTGTCTATGGGCCTTCAAGATAGTGCACTGACTTTCAG TTATAACCTGGGCAGTGGTGCAGTTAACATTATTGTCAACGGGACCTTCAGCGATGGAAAGTGGCATCGAGTTAAAGCTGTAAG GGATGGTCAGTCAGGGAAGCTGACAGTCGATGACTATGGAGCAAAGACTGGCAGGTCACCTGGCAAGATGAGACAACTCAATATCAATGGACCCTTATATGTTG GGGGCATGAAGGAGATCGctcttcacacaaacagacagtaCGTTGGGGGCTTGGTGGGCTGCGTGTCACACTTCACACTCTCTACTGACTATCACTTGGCGCTGGTGGAGGACGCTGCTGACGGCAAGAACATCAACACCTGCTCCAACTAG
- the opn4xb gene encoding opsin 4xb, producing the protein MLSTESMESEKTHTQSNFFSKVNVPDHAHYIIAIFVLVIGILGIAGNALVMFAFYSNKKLRNLPNYFIMNLAVSDFLMAFTQSPIFFINCLYKEWVFGEMGCKMYAFCGALFGIASMINLLAISIDRYLVITKPLQSIHGSSKRRTTLAIVMVWLYSLAWSLAPLVGWSSYIPEGLMTSCTWDYITYTSANRSYTMMLCCFVFFIPLGVIFYCYLFMFLAIRKTGREVERLGTQVRKSTLIQQRSVRSEWKLAKIAFVVIVVYVLSWSPYACVTMISWAGHANILSPYSKAVPAIIAKASTIYNPFIYAIIHNKYRMTLADKFPCLSFLSPTPRKDCTSSSISESSYRDSVMSRQSTASRSHFNTAPSNSTDMVLRDVEMESLGRRSGGSFRSMSSYTRSCRRTSYKKELERRISKNHAVEKHPSALIEPSSTCEHELVSSSLTIATLPLLALTRKRSQSLTDEVSGSRGKRGSVRHKSESFECLSFGKKTSTDPRLPQGVPRIIIISPTSESSLIKQDSDCLEESVDAMENNVFVSLNFSSEVFEAVELLS; encoded by the exons ATGTTGTCCACTGAGAGCATGGagtcagagaaaacacacacccagAGCAACTTTTTCAGCAAGGTGAATGTGCCTGACCACGCTCACTACATTATTGCTATATTCGTCCTTGTCATCGGGATACTGGGCATCGCTGGCAATGCCCTGGTCATGTTCGCCTTCTATAG TAACAAGAAGCTTCGTAACCTGCCTAATTACTTCATAATGAACTTGGCGGTCAGTGACTTCCTCATGGCCTTCACTCAGTCCCCCATCTTCTTCATCAACTGCCTCTACAAGGAGTGGGTGTTTGGCGAGATGG GTTGCAAGATGTATGCATTCTGTGGCGCCTTGTTTGGCATTGCCTCCATGATAAACCTGCTGGCCATCTCTATTGACCGCTATCTGGTAATCACAAAGCCCCTTCAGTCCATACATGGGAGCTCCAAACGAAGAACCACCCTGGCCATCGTCATGGTCTGGCTCTACTCGTTGGCTTGGAGTCTGGCTCCTCTGGTTGGCTGGA GCTCCTACATTCCTGAGGGCTTGATGACATCTTGTACATGGGATTATATCACATACACGTCGGCCAATAGGAGCTACACAATGAtgctctgctgttttgttttcttcattccCCTGGGAGTCATCTTTTACTGTTATCTCTTTATGTTTCTAGCTATAAGGAAGACCGGCAG GGAGGTAGAACGTCTAGGGACTCAGGTGAGGAAATCCACCTTGATCCAGCAGAGGTCTGTTAGGAGTGAGTGGAAGCTGGCGAAGATTGcttttgttgtcattgtggTTTATGTCCTCTCCTGGTCGCCGTACGCCTGTGTCACAATGATATCCTGGGCAGG GCATGCCAACATCTTGTCGCCATACTCCAAAGCTGTCCCTGCAATCATAGCGAAAGCCTCGACTATCTACAATCCCTTCATCTATGCTATCATACACAACAAATACAG GATGACTCTGGCAGATAAGTTTCCCTGCCTGTCATTTCTGTCTCCCACTCCCCGAAAGGACTgtacctcctcctccatcagtgaGTCCTCTTACAGGGACTCCGTCATGAGTAGACAGTCCACAGCATCGAGGTCTCACTTTAATACAGCTCCGTCCAATTCCACTGACATG GTATTGAGAGATGTAGAAATGGAGTCTTTGGGCAGAAGATCAGGCGGTTCCTTCAGAAGCATGTCATCGTACACTCGGTCTTGCAGAAGGACGTCCTATAAGAAAGAACTAGAGAGAAGGATCAGCAAGAACCATGCAGTGGAGAAG CATCCATCTGCCTTGATTGAACCATCAAGCACCTGTGAGCATGAGCTGGTTTCCAGCTCTCTGACCATTGCCACTCTCCCTCTACTAGCTCTTACCAGGAAACGCAGTCAGAGTCTGACTGATGAGGTTTCAGGTTCGAGGGGGAAGAGAGGCAGCGTCCGCCACAAAAGTGAATCTTTTGAGTGTCTgagctttggaaaaaaaacatctactgATCCCAGGTTGCCTCAGGGTGTTCCACGCATAATCATTATCAGTCCAACGTCTGAGAGCAGCCTCATCAAGCAGGACAGTGACTGTTTGGAGGAGAGCGTGGATGCAATGGAGAACAACGTTTTTGTCAGCCTAAACTTCTCATCAGAAGTCTTTGAAGCAGTGGAGCTACTCTCTTGA